The following proteins are encoded in a genomic region of Triticum dicoccoides isolate Atlit2015 ecotype Zavitan chromosome 1B, WEW_v2.0, whole genome shotgun sequence:
- the LOC119349182 gene encoding cytochrome P450 94B3-like, whose product MVPYMLCFQFVACCLLVLLYSLRSSSTTSAGHGPRSYPLIGCLLAFYENRRRLLDWYTEMLAASPTQTIVVDRLGARRTVVTANPANVEYILLGNFGNYPKGKPFTDVLGDLLGNGIFNVDGDKWFAQRKLVSHEFSARTLRELEIAVLEAEALDRLVPAMDAAAEPGGGAVDMQDVLRRFAFDVICRVSLGVDPGCLDPALPAPRLATAFDAAAGIIARRGAAPLAAVWKIKRALNIGSERRLREEVKVIHEAVMDLIRSRKKERFLVNAGDVRNDLLSRMIDCGYADEDIRDMVISFIMAGRDTTSSALTWFFWLLMRHRDVERDILEEITSMRRDSSNGTYAGEGFDLDDFRRMRVLHAALSETMRLYPPVAWDSKHAAVADVLPDGTRVGPGDRVTYFQYGMGRMEAIWGCDAGEFSLERWLTLPADGNAASGGVSPFKYPVFQGGPRTCLGREMAFVQMKFVAGAILRRFDLRPVDEGRTPAFLPLLTSHMHGGLKVTVRRRKVETTAENRSSFLAS is encoded by the coding sequence ATGGTACCTTACATGCTGTGCTTTCAGTTTGTGGCGTGTTGCCTCCTGGTCCTGCTCTACTCGCTTCGATCCAGTTCTACCACCAGCGCTGGCCATGGCCCAAGAAGCTACCCgctcatcggctgcctgctcgcctTCTACGAGAACCGGCGGCGGCTCCTCGACTGGTACACCGAGATGCTGGCGGCCTCGCCCACCCAGACCATCGTCGTTGACCGGCTGGGCGCGCGCCGCACCGTGGTGACCGCGAACCCGGCCAACGTCGAGTACATCCTCCTGGGCAACTTCGGCAACTACCCCAAGGGGAAACCCTTCACCGACGTGCTCGGCGACCTGCTCGGCAATGGCATCTTCAACGTCGACGGCGACAAGTGGTTCGCCCAGCGGAAGCTGGTCAGCCACGAGTTCTCGGCGCGCACGCTCCGTGAGCTGGAGATTGCCGtgctcgaggccgaggcgctcgacCGCCTCGTGCCCGCGATGGACGCGGCCGCTGAGCCGGGCGGCGGCGCCGTCGACATGCAGGATGTCCTCCGCCGTTTCGCATTCGACGTCATCTGCCGTGTCTCGCTGGGCGTTGACCCGGGATGCCTCGACCCGGCATTGCCCGCGCCGAGGCTGGCCACCGCGTTCGACGCCGCTGCCGGGATCATCGCCAGGCGCGGGGCTGCGCCGCTGGCCGCCGTCTGGAAGATCAAGCGCGCGCTGAACATCGGCTCGGAGCGGCGGCTGCGGGAGGAGGTGAAGGTTATACACGAAGCCGTAATGGATCTCATCCGGAGCCGCAAAAAGGAGCGCTTCCTGGTCAACGCCGGCGACGTGAGGAACGACCTGCTGTCGCGGATGATCGATTGCGGCTACGCCGACGAGGATATCCGTGACATGGTGATCAGCTTCATCATGGCCGGCCGCGACACGACGTCGTCGGCGCTGACCTGGTTCTTCTGGCTGCTCATGCGCCACCGCGACGTGGAGCGAGACATCCTGGAGGAGATCACGAGCATGAGACGAGACAGCAGCAACGGCACCTACGCCGGCGAAGGCTTCGACCTCGACGACTTCCGCAGGATGCGGGTGCTCCACGCGGCGCTGAGCGAGACCATGAGGCTGTACCCGCCGGTGGCGTGGGACTCGAAGCACGCGGCGGTGGCAGACGTGCTGCCGGACGGCACCCGTGTTGGGCCCGGCGACCGGGTCACCTACTTTCAGTACGGGATGGGGAGGATGGAGGCCATCTGGGGCTGCGACGCCGGCGAGTTCAGCCTTGAGAGGTGGCTCACACTGCCAGCGGACGGCAACGCGGCGTCTGGCGGCGTGTCTCCCTTCAAGTACCCGGTATTCCAGGGCGGCCCGCGGACGTGCCTGGGCAGGGAGATGGCCTTCGTGCAGATGAAGTTCGTCGCCGGCGCCATACTCCGCCGGTTCGACCTCCGCCCCGTCGACGAGGGCCGCACGCCGGCGTTCCTGCCGCTGCTCACTTCCCATATGCACGGTGGGCTCAAGGTGACGGTGAGGAGGAGGAAGGTGGAGACCACAGCGGAGAACCGATCATCTTTTCTTGCTAGCTAG